The Chitinophagales bacterium region AAAGCAACAAGCGGTTTTTTTTGATACCACTTTCCTGCATCGAGCAACACATTGATTTTTAATACCGGCTGAATATCACTGTGAAAAGCATAGACCGGAATGCCATTGTCCAGTTTATATATTTTAGGCTCAATCAAATCCAGTTTTTGAATATCCTGAATAAGTGGAGCGATGCTTCTATCTGTCTGCTGTAGCATTTTTATTTTTTTGAGTAGTAATAAATTGTGGAGCAGTTTTCCGGGCTGAAAACTTGTTGTGCTTCTTTTTGCAGTTCTGCTGCATCAATTTTTAAGTAAGCATTCATTTCGTGATTGATGAGGTCTGCATCGCCCAATAATTCTGAAAATGCCAGGTTGGTTGCCCGGTTCAGCAAATTGATTTCAGAGAAAGCATAATAGGCTTCTATCTTATTTTTCACCTTCTCGAGTTCCCGCGCTTCTACAATTTTTTCTCTTAGCAATTCTATTTGATCAGTCAGCAATTCATCAGCCATTTTCATAGAAACACCGGGGGCCAATTTTCCTTCAACAATGACCAGGCCATTGTCGAAACTGCCGGATATATAAGCATCAGCACTTACAAATGCTTTGGATTCTTTCACCAGGGCGCTGTAAAATCGTGAAGAATCACCCTCTGAAAGTAAGTCGGTAATAAGATCCATCACGTAATAGTTCTGACTGTCTCTCGGCCCCATATGCCATGCTTTGTAAATGGCATTTAACGGCACATTGGCTTCGGCCTCAAGTAGTCGTGCTTCTGTTTGTATGGGTTCGGCAGGGATGTTTTTCTTTTGCATTTTCCCGGCAGGAATATCTCCAAACCAGTGAAAAACCCGTGATTTGGCCATTTCTAAATCAATATCTCCCGCAAGTACCAGAATGGCATTGTCCGGGCGATAATGTGCTGCAAAAAATTGCTGTACATCATCCAATGTTGCATGTTCAATATGACTCAATTCTTTGCCAATTGTTGGCCATTTGTAAGGATGTACTTTATAGGCCAGTTTGCTCAATAAATGCCAGATATCTCCATAGGGCTGATTGAGGTAATTTTCTTTAAACTCTTCTATAACTACTTTGCGCTGAACTTCCAGACTCCTGGAATTGATATTCAGATGCATAAGTCGGTCGCTCTCCAGCCACAGTGCGCGGTCAAGATTATTTGCAGGTAATATATCGTAGTAATTGGTAACATCATTATTTGTAAAAGCATTGCTCACTCCACCCGCCATCTGGAGCGCCACATCAAAATCAGATACGTGTTTTGAGCCGGCAAACATCAGGTGTTCAAACAAATGCGCAAATCCAGTTTTGTCTTCCAGTTCATTGCGTGCACCGACATTGTAGAGCATATTCACCGCTGCCATTGGCGTGGTTTTGTCGGGGTGAACTATTACGCGGAGCCCATTGTCCAGCGTAAAACGTTCAAATTCTATCATAGTACTCAATTTAGCTGCAAAGGTACAATTTATCATTGAGCTAAATCCCTGAACTTTAGGTTGTAAATTTGTTATTAACCTGAGCTCAGAAATTATTTAAAAGCTCAGGACATTAAATTATATGCAAGCAAAAAAATCAATCTATGCGGTTCAATAAAATTTATTTCAGCTTAATAATTCCACTGCTTTTTCTGGCTTGTGAAAATCAGCCCGTGAAAAAAGCAAAAACAACCACACTAACTGAAAATTTCAAAGGCTACTGGTTTCAGGGCAAAGCCGAGATCTCGAGTTACAAATTGGAGCAGGCGCGATATGGGGAAATCAGAAAAGGAGAGGAAATACTACTTTTTGTAACTGAAGATCTTTCTGCCTCCAAACATCAAAAGTTGGATGATCCAAAAGCCAATCCTGGCGATGCTGTGAAAGTGCTGAAAATGAACCGCACAAAAGCTTTTACTACCGGTATTTATCCTTACAATATGATGAATTCTGTATTCACACCAGTTGAACTGGGTAAAAAAGAAGGAACTTTGCGCAGCAGCACTTCTTCACAGGAATGGTGCGGTCACAGCTTTACTTTGATCGATTTGTGGAAAGATGAATTTGAAGTGCAATTGCATTCCTATTTTATTGCTGAAGGCGACACTCAATTTACGCTCGGGAAGACATATCTTGAAGATGCCATTTTCAATCGCATTCGCATCAATCCGGAAATGCTGCCGCAGGGGGAAATTGAAATGATTCCCGGAAGTTTTTTCCAGCGTTTTAAGCATACAGACATTAAAGCGGAAATTGCTGAAACAAAACTTACTGAAAAAGATAGTTTATCAGAATACCAGATCTTTTATCCTGAACTGGAAAGAACATTGCGCATTCTATTTGAAAGCAAGCATCCTTACCGAATAGAATTGATTTCTGAAGAATATCAGGATGGCGGGCAAATGCTCAAAACCACTGCTACACGAAAAGCGACTATCCAAAGTGATTACTGGAATAAAAACAGTGAGAAGGATACGGTTTTGAGGAAGAAGTTGTTGTTGAAATAATAACCTGAGTTAGGAGAAAAGCACAAAGCTCGCAAAAGATGAATGATTCAATATCGCGGAAATGGTCATGTGACGAGAGCCTTGAAACTTGCAATAATTTTTGTCGCTATTAACTTGAGTTCGGAAATTATTTATTGCTCAGCTCTTAAATAATTATCGAGCTCAGGTTTATACCCTGTTTGGATGGCTAAATGCTGGAGGTATTAATTGAATAAATTTAAATGATATTCACCTCGGGAGTGATTTTAATGCCAAATTTATCATAGACGGATTTTCGGATCTCATCTGCCAGTGTTTTTATTTCCTTTCCGCTGGCATTGCCATAATTCACCAGTACTAATGCCTGTTTTTTGTGTGAACCTGTATTGCCCACTACTTTCCCTTTCCAACCACATTGCTCTATCAACCATCCCGCAGGAACTTTAAACTGATCATTGCCCAGGTCATAGCTCGGTATTTCAGGATAATCTGCTTTTAGGCGTTCCAATTGCTGTTTTTCAATCACCGGGTTTTTGAAAAAACTACCGGCATTTCCCAGCTCTTTGGGATTGGGCAATTTGCTTTGTCTGATAGCTATTACAGCATCACTTACAGCTTTGGCATCTGGTTTTGTAATGCCTTTTTTATTTAAAACATCCCGAATAGCTCCGTATGTTATGTTTACCTGATCCTGCGATTTACTAAGCTTAAAAACTACGGAAACAATGATAAACTTGTCCTTGTAAATATTTTTAAATACACTTTCGCGATAGCCAAATGCACAATCGTCTTTGTGAAATTTTTTGATTTCCGCACTTGAAATTTCAATGGCTTCCAGGTGATCAAAAACCGATTCAAGTTCCACACCATATGCCCCAATATTTTGCATGGGTGCAGCACCTACCTGTCCTGGAATCAGCGATAAATTTTCCAATCCGCCCAGACCATTTTTAAGACTGTACTGCACTACATCATGCCAAACTTCACCGGCCATTGCTTTCAGCCAAACAAAATCGGCAGCCTCCTTTTCAATGCTTATTCCACGAATAGATAATTTTAGCACCAGCCCGGGAAAATCTTTAGTAAGCAATACATTGCTGCCTCCTCCAAGAATAAGCCGTGCATTGTATTTAAACAGATCACTTTCTAATAATACTTTTAATTGTGCCACTTTAGTGATCTCTACAAAATAGCGGGCGGATACATCAATACCGAAACTGTTGTATGCTTTGAGTGAGTGGTTTTCTTTGATCATAGGTCAAAATTAATCCGTCTTGGCTTAAATCAAAATTTGACACGCAGGCCGGGTAAAATTTATTGCATTATTCCCTGTTGACTTGTTTCAATTGGCGCAATGCATTTTTTGCTTTATGATCCAAGCTGAGTTTATAG contains the following coding sequences:
- a CDS encoding pitrilysin family protein, which codes for MIEFERFTLDNGLRVIVHPDKTTPMAAVNMLYNVGARNELEDKTGFAHLFEHLMFAGSKHVSDFDVALQMAGGVSNAFTNNDVTNYYDILPANNLDRALWLESDRLMHLNINSRSLEVQRKVVIEEFKENYLNQPYGDIWHLLSKLAYKVHPYKWPTIGKELSHIEHATLDDVQQFFAAHYRPDNAILVLAGDIDLEMAKSRVFHWFGDIPAGKMQKKNIPAEPIQTEARLLEAEANVPLNAIYKAWHMGPRDSQNYYVMDLITDLLSEGDSSRFYSALVKESKAFVSADAYISGSFDNGLVIVEGKLAPGVSMKMADELLTDQIELLREKIVEARELEKVKNKIEAYYAFSEINLLNRATNLAFSELLGDADLINHEMNAYLKIDAAELQKEAQQVFSPENCSTIYYYSKK
- the murB gene encoding UDP-N-acetylmuramate dehydrogenase, whose protein sequence is MIKENHSLKAYNSFGIDVSARYFVEITKVAQLKVLLESDLFKYNARLILGGGSNVLLTKDFPGLVLKLSIRGISIEKEAADFVWLKAMAGEVWHDVVQYSLKNGLGGLENLSLIPGQVGAAPMQNIGAYGVELESVFDHLEAIEISSAEIKKFHKDDCAFGYRESVFKNIYKDKFIIVSVVFKLSKSQDQVNITYGAIRDVLNKKGITKPDAKAVSDAVIAIRQSKLPNPKELGNAGSFFKNPVIEKQQLERLKADYPEIPSYDLGNDQFKVPAGWLIEQCGWKGKVVGNTGSHKKQALVLVNYGNASGKEIKTLADEIRKSVYDKFGIKITPEVNII